Proteins encoded together in one Telopea speciosissima isolate NSW1024214 ecotype Mountain lineage chromosome 6, Tspe_v1, whole genome shotgun sequence window:
- the LOC122665166 gene encoding AAA-ATPase At2g46620-like yields MLPTNPISLIFVVSGVVVVLRLFLRGTTLWYLLKKWWRSIDDRFHVYQFYKVPEYNHSFQENQLYRKVSTYLSSLASIEDSDFANLFAGKKSNDIILHLDPNQTVHDTFLGARVSWKNETRNDGTNISRTFVLKIKKRDKRRILRPYLQHIHSVTDEIELRKKEVKLYTNAETEYRYAGGRWKSVPFTHPSTLDTVAMDADLKNKVKSDLESFLKSKQYYHRLGRVWKRSYLLYGPSGTGKSSFVAAMAKFLCYDVYDVDLSKVSDDSDLKMLLLQTTSRSVIVIEDLDRFLDEKSTPVSLSGVLNFMDGIFSCCGEERVMVFTMTSKEHIDPAVLRPGRIDVHLHFPLCDFSAFKTLANSYLGLKDHKLFPQVEEIFQGGATLSQAEIGEIMIVNRSSPSRALKSVINALQTNGDGRRGSGKQGQRLSESASGSGRLGDEARDSISGSGNGVICRESVHTVREFRKLYGLLRMKSSKRSMPFDLCSVEREKDKEG; encoded by the coding sequence ATGCTCCCTACCAATCCGATTTCCCTTATTTTCGTGGTATCTGGTGTCGTTGTGGTCCTTCGACTATTCTTAAGGGGAACGACTCTCTGGTATCTACTGAAGAAATGGTGGAGATCGATTGACGATCGGTTTCATGTGTACCAGTTCTACAAAGTTCCCGAATACAACCATAGTTTTCAAGAGAACCAGCTGTACAGAAAAGTTTCCACCTACCTGAGCTCCCTGGCTTCGATCGAAGACTCGGATTTCGCAAACCTTTTCGCCGGCAAGAAATCGAACGACATCATCTTACACCTCGATCCCAACCAGACAGTCCATGACACGTTCCTTGGCGCGAGAGTCTCTTGGAAAAATGAAACGAGAAACGACGGAACCAACATTTCCAGGACGTTTGTCCTGAAGATCAAGAAGAGAGACAAGCGTCGGATTCTCCGTCCTTACCTCCAACACATCCACTCCGTCACCGACGAAATCGAACTGAGGAAGAAGGAGGTCAAGCTCTATACGAACGCCGAAACAGAATATCGCTATGCGGGCGGACGGTGGAAATCCGTCCCGTTCACGCACCCGTCCACACTCGACACCGTCGCCATGGATGCCGATCTCAAGAACAAGGTAAAGTCTGATCTCGAGTCGTTCCTCAAATCAAAGCAGTACTACCATCGACTCGGTCGCGTCTGGAAGAGGAGCTACCTGCTGTACGGTCCGTCGGGCACCGGGAAATCAAGCTTCGTTGCCGCCATGGCCAAGTTCCTCTGTTACGACGTGTACGACGTTGATCTCTCCAAAGTCTCCGACGATTCGGATCTGAAGATGCTCCTCTTACAAACTACCAGCAGATCGGTGATCGTGATCGAGGATCTCGATCGGTTCCTCGACGAGAAATCGACGCCTGTTAGCTTGTCTGGAGTTCTAAACTTCATGGATGGGATATTCTCGTGTTGTGGGGAAGAGCGAGTGATGGTGTTCACAATGACCAGTAAAGAACACATCGACCCCGCCGTATTGAGACCTGGAAGAATCGATGTCCACTTGCACTTCCCTCTCTGCGATTTCTCTGCTTTCAAAACTCTGGCCAACAGTTACTTGGGGCTCAAGGATCACAAACTCTTCCCTCAAgtggaggagattttccagGGTGGAGCGACTCTGAGCCAGGCGGAGATCGGAGAGATAATGATCGTTAACAGGAGTTCGCCCAGTCGAGCACTGAAGTCAGTGATCAACGCGCTCCAAACGAACGGTGATGGAAGGAGGGGTTCGGGGAAGCAAGGGCAGCGATTGAGCGAGAGTGCGTCAGGGAGCGGGCGATTGGGTGACGAGGCAAGGGATTCAATTTCGGGTAGTGGCAATGGAGTTATTTGCAGGGAGAGCGTCCATACTGTGAGAGAGTTTAGGAAACTCTACGGTCTATTGAGGATGAAGAGCAGCAAAAGATCGATGCCGTTCGACCTGTGTTCGgtggagagggagaaggataAGGAAGGTTGA